GTCATTTCAGCGGACATGATATTACTTGGTGCCGCCCAACGGTGTGCTTGAGCGGCTGCAAACAACCTTCACAATACGTCGCAAGTGGTTCTTGGAAACTAGCGACACAAACCGCGCTCACAGTAGACCACTGGTGGATGTCCCACCGGGAGACTTTTTGGGTGTTCAACAAATTGTCTTTCTCCTGTTGAATGAGGCTCTATAGGTAGGTGCCTGTTACAGCATCACTATGACAGGAGCAAATACTGGATACCAGTATTTGACTATCCTATTACTATCACCACTAGATTGAATGCATTGGTTATGAACGATCAACAACGACGAACTGCCCTCGCTACGCTATATGTCAATGGCGACCCGGACTTAAGACTCTGTGTCTATATGGGACAATCCGAGTCAGACACTACTGACAAATTTCACAAATTAATGGCTATGGAGTTTACATCATGAATGGGCATTTGTTCTAGATGATCTCACATCTGGACTTCCTTTAAAGTTTGATAGAAGAGTAGTTGCTCTACCACTAATCTCTAAGCGCTGCCCCTACGGATGACTCGGCAGGCTAACGCCCAGCTAATCGCCTAATCTACATAAATTAAGTTTAAACAATACCTGAATCATTGTTCATACGTTATACTAATTTTAGATGAATAGGAAAAAAGCAATGACAACTGTAACTCAAATGAAATGCGCCTGTGAGACTTGCTTGTGTGTTATTTCCTTGGAAGATGCCATTCAAAAAGATGGTAAGCCTTACTGTAGTGAGGCTTGTGCCGAAGGTCATAGTGGCGGCGCAGGCTGTGGACATACTGGCTGTGGATGCGGCTGATACATAGACTTCTCTCGTTTTGAAAAAAGGGAAATAGGAAGTGGGGAGCAGGCTTAAGGAAGTTTCTCACTTCTTATTTTTGTTTTGTTGAGCCTAGCGATCGCTTTTTGCACATAAGAAACGGTAGCCAGCATTAATTTCTTTCAGTTTCTGTATTTCCCCA
This window of the Chroococcidiopsis sp. CCMEE 29 genome carries:
- a CDS encoding metallothionein — protein: MTTVTQMKCACETCLCVISLEDAIQKDGKPYCSEACAEGHSGGAGCGHTGCGCG